From Microplitis mediator isolate UGA2020A chromosome 11, iyMicMedi2.1, whole genome shotgun sequence, one genomic window encodes:
- the LOC130677373 gene encoding phospholipase A1 member A-like: protein MELSKSIKSLYFWSLLISLLISEPVGSENLFKKKSRVPRDIYEFFCDEQISYSDEEVNIYLFTNNNGNLSTQIKFNGTHHNLTEVNFNPINPTKIIVHGENANMDLYPLIDMRSNYLNKSDSHYNVIAVDWGKLATGCFLRAVKNAKKVGYRLAQLVQELVRYGAEDIHVIGFSLGAHIPAFAANSLRPYKLPRITGLDPALLYLDSELDDKLDAGDAEFVDVYHTDIFYQGKVEKCGHADFYMNGGKDQPGCSSENKHSCNHLRAAIYFAESINSEIGFWAYQCFSYSAYIFGRCKSIAPTVLSGDRVFKNASGFYVVVTNAQKPFAKGCLL from the coding sequence ATGGAATTGAGCAAAagtataaaaagtttatatttttggtcattattaatttcactATTAATCAGTGAGCCCGTAGgcagtgaaaatttatttaaaaaaaaatcccgagTGCCGCGAGATatttacgaatttttttgtgaCGAGCAAATTTCTTACAGCGATGAAGaagtgaatatttatttatttacaaacaaCAATGGAAATTTGTCAACgcagattaaatttaatggcaCTCACCATAATTTAACGGAGGTAAACTTTAATCCAATTAACCCGACTAAAATAATCGTACACGGTGAAAACGCGAACATGGATCTGTACCCGCTTATTGACATGAGATCAAATTATCTTAATAAAAGTGATAGTCATTATAATGTGATAGCCGTGGATTGGGGAAAACTTGCCACGGGTTGTTTTCTGCGGGCTGTAAAAAACGCTAAGAAAGTTGGCTACCGATTGGCCCAACTGGTCCAGGAATTGGTGCGCTATGGCGCTGAAGATATTCACGTAATTGGGTTCAGTTTGGGAGCCCATATTCCAGCCTTTGCTGCTAACTCATTGAGACCGTACAAACTACCGCGAATTACGGGGCTGGATCCAGCGTTGCTTTACCTTGACTCTGAATTGGACGATAAATTGGATGCGGGTGACGCCGAATTCGTGGACGTTTATCACACAGATATTTTTTACCAAGGCAAAGTAGAGAAATGCGGTCATGCCGATTTTTACATGAACGGTGGCAAGGATCAGCCAGGATGCAGTTCTGAAAACAAACATAGTTGTAATCATTTGAGAGCCGCGATTTACTTCGCGGAGTCTATTAATTCAGAAATTGGTTTTTGGGCCTATCAGTGCTTTAGTTACAGCGCTTATATTTTTGGTAGATGTAAATCTATAGCGCCAACTGTGCTTTCCGGTGatagagtttttaaaaatgcctCTGGGTTTTATGTTGTTGTTACTAATGCTCAAAAACCTTTTGCCAAAGGTTGTCTTCTTTGA
- the LOC130677149 gene encoding uncharacterized protein LOC130677149, translating to MFKIISLLFLFLGTEKITALDLPIVSDIQDIISLAHDLSDIASGNVPLVSAVFGGGSADPTVEKLNGLSTQIEELTKLFNVKMDAALSQILNNVPRDTDFRTRMGQLHKYITRINGIFDEYRRLLKSSSEYNQYSIDQFIKATTSLQDGDLPEILNQLHRLFVTQQSDDIQGGLLDLAVPIFKDMKPASLCDRTKSQQQRVYDIYRTVIFTEIKGYIMSSYSYGLLSIFRNTTFVKEAKRSEERLVKSAYDYMSATKEALTTIPREIIVCDPPIHIKGKTYVEMNRAVQMLMGHEYMLRSSGSCDGSCSDIDTTKIYREYESFKGKKWYPVNQCQGRMNECQGMNYVEFCEVPGDFKERLMYIDNWKDRTYGIDKGCRFGKKSVLEMLMIGVYKCWPCLCQCVEDKAESKADRTLSFLPQRTDVDKNMVLTGIRFIKKNEVVHLQIEQGKLIKDGRIENGTAEWLPVDEFKYNAEVEDGAFVKVVGGKEIPMTKNVDYGFISNSRRYFDLDDVIAEEPNHVITGVRLKIGMYSSADFQLEIRVTRFNFTTGLLIPLDSKRQIIGNLDNSNGGISSQWLSPDSLLMFTTKKRAAQNRKVIDVRNKVNPEKSYNNIPDSKDYSRIMLTHSNIIDDVGQSTIPFFDIQPVVPKPRVALDGIGLYHRGNGESGGFLSLKVITHDISKYLNPDIQLGMLTTEEINDIKEETEFSELE from the exons atgtttaaaataatttcactaTTATTTCTGTTTCTTGGAACTGAAAAAATAACTGCATTAGATCTTCCAATAGTATCAGATATTCAGGACATAATAAGTCTTGCCCACGATTTATCCGATATAGCTTCTGGAAATGTACCTCTGGTATCAGCTGTATTCGGAGGAGGTTCTGCGGACCCTACGGTCGAAAAATTGAACGGACTATCAACTCAAATCGAGGAGCTAACAAAGTTATTCAACGTCAAAATGGATGCCGCGCTGTCACAAATATTGAACAACGTGCCACGTGACACCGATTTTAGGACACGTATGGGCCAGCTGCACAAATACATAACCCGTATCAACGGTATATTTGATGAGTATCGGCGTCTTCTGAAATCCTCAAGTGAATACAATCAATACAGTATTGACCAATTTATAAAAGCCACTACTTCTTTACAAGATGGTGACCTGCcagaaatattaaatcaacTTCATCGACTATTCGTAACACAGCAATCTGATGATATACAAGGAGGTCTTTTGGACCTTGCAGTCcctatttttaaa GATATGAAACCAGCATCTTTATGTGACCGCACTAAATCACAGCAGCAACGTGTTTATGATATTTATCGAACGGttatttttacagaaataaaagGATATATCATGAGTTCTTATTCTTATGGTCTATTATCTATTTTTCGTAACA caaCTTTTGTAAAAGAAGCAAAAAGATCGGAGGAGAGACTTGTAAAATCCGCATATGATTATATGTCAGCTACTAAAGAAGCGTTGACAACAATACCTAGAGAAATAATTGTTTGTGATCCACCAATACACATTAAGg GCAAAACATACGTGGAAATGAACCGCGCAGTTCAAATGCTGATGGGACATGAATATATGCTACGATCTAGTGGAAGTTGTGATGGTTCCTGTAGCGACATCGATACAACGAAGATCTATCGCGAGTATGAGAGTTTTAAAGGTAAAAAATGGTACCCAGTGAATCAATGCCAGGGAAGGATGAACGAGTGTCAGGGGATGAACTACGTCGAGTTTTGTGAAGTG CCCGGTGATTTCAAAGAACGTCTGATGTACATAGATAATTGGAAAGACCGCACTTATGGTATCGACAAAGGCTGTCGGTTCGGTAAAAAAAGCGTACTTGAAATGCTAATGATTGGTGTCTATAAGTGTTGGCCCTGTTTATGCCAATGTGTAGAAGACAAAGCCGAGTCAAAGGCTGATCGCACATTGAGTTTCTTACCACAAAGGACAGATGTAGATAAAAATAT GGTACTGACTGGTATACGATTTATCAAGAAAAATGAGGTGGTTCATTTGCAAATTGAGCAGGGAAAGCTAATTAAAGATGGTCGTATTGAAAACGGTACTGCTGAATGGCTACCGGTTgacgaatttaaatataatgcaGAAGTTGAGGATGGAGCTTTTGTAAAAGTTGTTGGTGGTAAAGAAATACCAATGACGAAAAATGTAGATTATGGGTTTATAAGCAATTCGCGTCGCTACTTTGACCTAGACGATGTCATCGCTGAAGAACCGAATCATGTTATTACAGGTGTAAGGTTGAAAATCGGGATGTATTCTTCTGCAGACTTTCAACTAGAAATCCGGGTAAcaagatttaattttacaactGGTTTATTAATTCCGCTGGATTCAAAACGTCAGATTATAGGCAATCTTGACAACAGTAATGGTGGGATATCTTCACAATGGTTGTCTCCCGATTCGCTTTTGATGTTTACAACTAAAAAGAGAGCTGCGCAAAATCG aaaagtCATTGACGTCAGAAACAAAGTAAATCcagaaaaaagttataataatataccCGACTCAAAAGATTATTCACGAATAATGCTAACTCATTCGAATATTATTGACGACGTCGGACAAAGTACGATTCCGTTCTTTGATATTCAGCCAGTCGTCCCAAAACCTAGAGTCGCATTGGACGGGATTGGGCTTTACCACCGCGGCAACGGAGAATCTGGAGGATTTCTGAGTCTCAAAGTAATCACTCACGACATTTCGAAATATTTGAATCCCGATATACAATTGGGCATGTTAACTACTGAAGAAATAAACGACATCAAAGAGGAGACGGAGTTTTCAGAATTAGAATAA